The window CGGTTCCGGTCGGCAAGAGGTTGGCGAAGTTTCCGGCGGACGGTAGAGATCTAATGAACGACGCTTCCATTTCGAACTTTGGTCGGGAGAggaaatttttttgtgtgttatatGGAGAAAGAGTGTTTTGTAGGTTCTTCTTTACGTAATGCATGCATGCGTGAGGATATTTTTGATGTGTCTTATATACATTTCTTAAAAGAATCGAATTTTGTTTGGTatccgaatatatatatatatataatatacattttgttttataagcTTGTATACACAAAttttgtcagaaaaaaaaactatttgataACCGCtcattttacttatttttatgaaagtaatatttttatagaaacaatactccacttttaaaaaaacatttcgCAAGTTTATAAAACGTAATAATTGTAGAATTACATGTTCGATGAAATTGAGTCCATAAAGTCTTGCACGGTTGTACCTAACTCCTCTCGGTGACCTTGTCATATTAGATATGTAATGTACGTGACTCTATAAAGAAATTCACAAGATTGAGAAAATAAGGTACACGcaaccctctttttttttgtttttacatattatttcCCCATTTGTAATTACAATAGTATCATAGTTTTATTAAAGAAAGtttgataatgaagaagagtGAATAATTTAAGAGGGTTCGGGCGCCTCATGTCCGCCCACACTACACAAACCGTATAACAAATGTAAACTAgcatatgtgttttttttgtcagttattctttctctttagtaaaagaacataaaagttaagaaatatttttgatatggACATGTAAATTACTAATTACATAACGAAAAGAAATGTAAATTTTCTTTGCAGATGAACATACATATAATCtaagtttgatttgtttcattggGCTGGTGAATAAACTTAGTTTGTATTTCTTCAAGTGATAATCCTTTTGTCTCCGGGACGAGCAACCAAATAAAAAGCAACGCGGCTCCCGCAATACCCCCAAATATGTAAAATGTTCCTATTTCAGTTATAAAAgttaagagaagaaaatttattcattaaactctactttatatatagaatataacAATTTGGTTCCAcagttataagttatataatttgGTATGGTCTAACAAACGAATAATAACGATCTAAAATGTATACAAGGTTTATAATGATGCCATAAATACAGGTTCTGAATACTCtattatttttcattctttttaccTAAATAGtttataacataattaaaaataagttggaaaaagaagtagaaaagatACCTTGGGTGCTCCACTCGAACAGGAAGTTGAAAGCGTAAGTGACCATCGAACTACTTGAAAATGATACCAACGTAACTATACTCCCTGCTGTTACctttatatttattggaaatATCTGCACACAACaaacattatacatatattactttatttataaaaagtgtGTTAAAACTTAGAAATTCATTTGTTCgaatcttatataaaaaaaaaatctaaaatatcagTTTAGTATAAGGGAGAGAGTATACATTATTTTCtgtattgaaaaaataaaagttgagcTAATATATGTACCTCAGACATAGTTACCCAAGGAAGACCTCCCAAACCTATTGCAAAAGTTCCAATATACAGCTGCcaatttagagaaaaaaaaaactaatttagaaaagagaccaaaatgttATAATCAGAAAGATTGTGTGAAAGTTGGATAAAATGTTTTACCATAAGGCATATGAACGTGAATATTGGAGTCAGGTTTGGTAGCAATTTCATTTTCTGCTCAtaccaaattaatatacaaatatattgttgaaaaataAGTGAGGTTAAGAATATAAAACTGTAGAATAAATTAAAGGGATTCCACAATAAATAACAGTAAACAAATACTGAAAATATAACCTGTAACGTGAAGGCGATCCCAATAAGTATGGAAGATATGCTCATTCCAGATGCAGAGGTCTATATATAGCAAGTCCAAATATGAATCAAATCAATATCAAacagcttttaaaatttttctataTGTTAATTAGTAAATAAGTAAATGtgctacaagaaaacaaatacgtAAACAAATGTAACAAAATTACTGTTAAAGGTGCTTGCTTACCAACAAGAGAGGCCGTCTGCCCCATTTATCTACGAGAATGACACCAATCATGGCCTTTGGTATCTGCGAATAGTACAAAATGTAAATTCtagattttttaatagatttttttcattattctatacaaactttaaattgattttgttttgatcaTTTGTAttctacaactatttttttgCTATTGACAGATACAATTTTCTTAATGTTTtatatcttaaacatttttcttAGTAAAATAGATGGAACAGttgaataacaacataataTAGTTTGACTGCATAAATTTGGTGTCGTGCATCCATacatttaacaattttttgaCAAAGACCAATGTATATACTTACCATGAAGAATCCTAACAGTGTCGATCCAAGGGCCACCGAAAACCCTGTTACAactcaaaataaattatttaaggcaaatcaaaaaaatggaaagagaacttaactaatttatttttttattaaaacttttatccTAAATCATGAGACCATGGCATCagtaagcaaaaaaataaaataacaagagGATGagtgaaagaaaacaaaaatatagtttaaaagCTCATTAAAACTGGAAATTTCACTCTGCAGATACAAATTAAACACACTGTTATATGTTAGTGTGTGTATCAAAAATGTGTTTCTCATCGTTAAATCattaaattaatatgtttgcttgtagtaattctgaatatatatatagcgacCGAAANtatatatatatatatatatatatatatatatatatatatatatatagcgacCGAAATAAATGTCTAACGACCAACAACCTACGACTTACGACCTAGGACGAAGTCATATTCGACCGGTAGTTTTTGATATCAATTTACTATAAGTTTGAGCGGTTTATTACATAAGTCAATGTATATGTAACTATGAAATTTTTTGATAGAGCTTAATCTTAAATTTACCAGATTTTCTAAAAATGGTACTTGCATACGCGACTACTGCAGAACTCCCCGAAAATTGTTGTACCAACATCAGCCCGATTCCTACCTGagaaataatattcaaaataaacaaGTTATATGCTTTGTGTAGATAAATATTAGAGTTAAAATAGTATTGAAAGTGTATATTTTATGTACTTATTTTGTAACATAAACTTCAGTTTACCACGAGAGTGTAGCTATATTTTCTCTGGAACAAATCACAAAAAGTCGACCTTGAACTTGAATCATTTTCTACCATTTTGGTCACAacctgaaaacaaaatcaaaatcattcagACTTTACTTGTAAAGGGATGAATATAAACTAAAAGtaatttataattgattatattatgttaaccaaaaagtattaattatatagaaACATCACTTGAATTTCTGAGGCTTCACGTGAAATATCAGCATCCCTCCCTCTAAGCCGAAGTAGTGAATTCTCTAGTTCTGTATCTGTACCAACTTTTGCcttcatcaaattcaaataGTTTAGTTTTCATGGTTAATAAATTGTGTGTGTTATTTTTCTGTAACGTTAGTACGTAAATTAtgtagcaaaataaaaaatgacgaCAAACCAGCCATCTTGGAGACTCTGGAACGAAGAACAAACCGATTGCTTGAATGAAGCATGGTAAAACACCTAAACCggataaaatattgtaaatttatcAGTTCATTTGTATACTCTTTACAATGTAACAACTCAAGTTTTTCCATATTTTCCTACTATTTAATCATTCTCTTACGC is drawn from Camelina sativa cultivar DH55 chromosome 8, Cs, whole genome shotgun sequence and contains these coding sequences:
- the LOC104707066 gene encoding sugar transporter ERD6-like 18 isoform X4; this translates as MWVSDILCIIGWFSIALAKDAMWLNIGRISSGIGLGLISYVVPVYIAEVSPKHVRGTFTFTNQILQNCGLAMVYFSGNYINWRTLALIGVLPCFIQAIGLFFVPESPRWLAKVGTDTELENSLLRLRGRDADISREASEIQVVTKMVENDSSSRSTFCDLFQRKYSYTLVVGIGLMLVQQFSGSSAVVAYASTIFRKSGFSVALGSTLLGFFMIPKAMIGVILVDKWGRRPLLLTSASGMSISSILIGIAFTLQKMKLLPNLTPIFTFICLMLYIGTFAIGLGGLPWVTMSEIFPINIKVTAGSIVTLVSFSSSSMVTYAFNFLFEWSTQGTFYIFGGIAGAALLFIWLLVPETKGLSLEEIQTKFIHQPNETNQT
- the LOC104707066 gene encoding sugar transporter ERD6-like 18 isoform X1 produces the protein MMVVEEERSIEEQLLHLNDQNDDSGCRVTACVILSTLVAVCGSFSFGVAMGYTSAAEIGIMKDLGLSIAQFSAFGSFNTLGSAIGALFSGKMAMSLGRRRTMWVSDILCIIGWFSIALAKDAMWLNIGRISSGIGLGLISYVVPVYIAEVSPKHVRGTFTFTNQILQNCGLAMVYFSGNYINWRTLALIGVLPCFIQAIGLFFVPESPRWLAKVGTDTELENSLLRLRGRDADISREASEIQVVTKMVENDSSSRSTFCDLFQRKYSYTLVVGIGLMLVQQFSGSSAVVAYASTIFRKSGFSVALGSTLLGFFMIPKAMIGVILVDKWGRRPLLLTSASGMSISSILIGIAFTLQKMKLLPNLTPIFTFICLMLYIGTFAIGLGGLPWVTMSEIFPINIKVTAGSIVTLVSFSSSSMVTYAFNFLFEWSTQGTFYIFGGIAGAALLFIWLLVPETKGLSLEEIQTKFIHQPNETNQT
- the LOC104707066 gene encoding sugar transporter ERD6-like 18 isoform X3; translation: MGYTSAAEIGIMKDLGLSIAQFSAFGSFNTLGSAIGALFSGKMAMSLGRRRTMWVSDILCIIGWFSIALAKDAMWLNIGRISSGIGLGLISYVVPVYIAEVSPKHVRGTFTFTNQILQNCGLAMVYFSGNYINWRTLALIGVLPCFIQAIGLFFVPESPRWLAKVGTDTELENSLLRLRGRDADISREASEIQVVTKMVENDSSSRSTFCDLFQRKYSYTLVVGIGLMLVQQFSGSSAVVAYASTIFRKSGFSVALGSTLLGFFMIPKAMIGVILVDKWGRRPLLLTSASGMSISSILIGIAFTLQKMKLLPNLTPIFTFICLMLYIGTFAIGLGGLPWVTMSEIFPINIKVTAGSIVTLVSFSSSSMVTYAFNFLFEWSTQGTFYIFGGIAGAALLFIWLLVPETKGLSLEEIQTKFIHQPNETNQT
- the LOC104707066 gene encoding sugar transporter ERD6-like 18 isoform X2, which translates into the protein MMVVEEERSIEEQLLHLNDQNDDSGCRVTACVILSTLVAVCGSFSFGVAFSAFGSFNTLGSAIGALFSGKMAMSLGRRRTMWVSDILCIIGWFSIALAKDAMWLNIGRISSGIGLGLISYVVPVYIAEVSPKHVRGTFTFTNQILQNCGLAMVYFSGNYINWRTLALIGVLPCFIQAIGLFFVPESPRWLAKVGTDTELENSLLRLRGRDADISREASEIQVVTKMVENDSSSRSTFCDLFQRKYSYTLVVGIGLMLVQQFSGSSAVVAYASTIFRKSGFSVALGSTLLGFFMIPKAMIGVILVDKWGRRPLLLTSASGMSISSILIGIAFTLQKMKLLPNLTPIFTFICLMLYIGTFAIGLGGLPWVTMSEIFPINIKVTAGSIVTLVSFSSSSMVTYAFNFLFEWSTQGTFYIFGGIAGAALLFIWLLVPETKGLSLEEIQTKFIHQPNETNQT